The following proteins are co-located in the Bosea sp. AS-1 genome:
- a CDS encoding aldolase/citrate lyase family protein, which translates to MMADVRTNRFKRDLGKRQQLGIFSTFASPALTEMFAQLGFDWLLLDTEHSPNEPSEVVAQLQVMAALPAEPIVRPAWNDMVMVKRWLDFGAQTLLFPYVQNAEEATRAVSYTRYPPHGARGVSGSSRAAAYGLIPDYFAKVQKEICVIVQIETTEALSRIEEIAQVDGVDAVFIGPADLAASMGHLGNTQAPEVQAAIDDGFRRLKAIGKSAGYLTNNEGEAVRRVAQGIDFVGVANDTTIVARGARSLLATVKGG; encoded by the coding sequence ATGATGGCCGACGTCAGGACGAACCGTTTCAAGCGCGATCTGGGCAAGCGACAACAGCTCGGCATCTTCTCGACCTTCGCGAGCCCCGCGCTCACCGAAATGTTCGCCCAGCTCGGCTTCGACTGGCTGCTGCTCGACACCGAGCACAGCCCGAACGAGCCGTCGGAGGTCGTCGCTCAGCTGCAGGTCATGGCAGCGCTGCCGGCCGAGCCGATCGTGCGCCCGGCCTGGAATGACATGGTCATGGTCAAGCGCTGGCTCGATTTCGGAGCGCAGACCCTGCTCTTCCCCTATGTCCAGAATGCCGAGGAGGCGACGCGCGCCGTCAGCTACACGCGCTATCCGCCCCATGGGGCGCGCGGCGTCTCCGGTTCGTCGCGGGCGGCGGCCTATGGGCTGATCCCGGATTATTTCGCCAAGGTCCAGAAGGAGATCTGCGTCATCGTGCAGATCGAGACGACGGAGGCGCTGTCGCGGATCGAGGAGATCGCGCAGGTCGACGGCGTCGACGCCGTCTTCATCGGCCCTGCCGATCTCGCCGCCTCCATGGGCCATCTCGGCAATACGCAGGCTCCCGAAGTCCAAGCTGCAATCGACGACGGCTTCAGGCGCCTGAAGGCGATCGGCAAGTCGGCCGGCTATCTCACGAACAACGAAGGCGAAGCGGTACGCCGCGTCGCCCAAGGCATCGATTTCGTCGGCGTCGCCAACGACACGACAATCGTCGCCCGTGGCGCCCGCTCGCTCCTCGCCACGGTGAAGGGCGGCTGA
- a CDS encoding four-carbon acid sugar kinase family protein, protein MCRQPLRLLADDLTGALDAAAAFASPSEPVAVCWRGEVPGAGAIALDSRSREASPEAASAAVAAVAPALFAAGTGLAFKKIDSLLRGQEAAELATILDLLRPYRCIIAPAFPAQRRVTRGGRQHVLEPAGVRLLPADLAADLAGAGHDVAKAAPGDAVPKGVSLWDAETDADLDMIVAATSGPGEVLWIGSAGLAAALARAMGFQSAEAVVALPKPIIGFVGSEHEMMHAQLAALGTRHLRLSARTGGEAAEIDRRLADDGILFASVELPAGLSRGKAAQAIEARFGALLAELDRPATLFAAGGETLRGLCEALGAERLDAIGEVAPGVPRSILRGGRWDGVTIVSKSGAFGGSSLLIDIFADNAATLAGAAA, encoded by the coding sequence ATGTGCCGGCAACCCCTGCGGCTGCTCGCCGACGACCTGACGGGCGCGCTCGACGCGGCAGCCGCCTTCGCGTCGCCGTCCGAGCCGGTCGCGGTCTGCTGGCGCGGCGAGGTGCCCGGAGCAGGCGCGATCGCGCTCGACAGCCGCTCGCGCGAAGCCTCGCCCGAGGCGGCGAGCGCCGCCGTCGCCGCTGTGGCGCCCGCACTTTTCGCCGCCGGAACGGGCCTCGCCTTCAAGAAGATCGACAGCCTGCTGCGCGGGCAGGAGGCGGCGGAGCTCGCCACCATCCTCGACCTGCTAAGGCCGTATCGCTGCATCATCGCGCCGGCCTTCCCGGCGCAACGGCGTGTCACGCGCGGCGGGCGCCAGCATGTTCTCGAACCCGCGGGGGTTCGTCTCCTGCCCGCCGATCTCGCCGCCGACCTTGCGGGGGCCGGACATGACGTCGCCAAGGCGGCGCCCGGTGATGCCGTGCCCAAGGGCGTGAGCCTCTGGGATGCCGAGACCGATGCCGATCTCGATATGATCGTCGCAGCGACGAGCGGGCCTGGCGAGGTTCTCTGGATCGGCAGCGCGGGCCTGGCTGCGGCGCTGGCGCGAGCAATGGGCTTCCAAAGTGCGGAAGCGGTGGTTGCCCTGCCCAAACCGATCATCGGTTTCGTCGGTTCGGAGCACGAGATGATGCATGCACAGCTCGCGGCACTGGGCACACGGCATTTGCGGCTTTCCGCGCGAACAGGCGGCGAGGCTGCCGAGATCGACCGCCGGTTGGCCGACGATGGCATCCTCTTCGCCAGTGTCGAGCTTCCAGCCGGCCTCTCCCGGGGAAAGGCTGCCCAGGCGATCGAAGCCCGGTTCGGCGCGCTGTTGGCGGAGCTGGACCGACCGGCCACTCTCTTCGCGGCCGGCGGCGAGACCTTGCGGGGACTGTGCGAGGCGCTGGGGGCCGAGCGGCTGGACGCTATCGGCGAGGTCGCGCCAGGCGTGCCGCGCTCGATTCTGCGCGGTGGGCGCTGGGACGGTGTGACGATCGTCTCGAAATCCGGGGCCTTCGGCGGCTCCAGCCTTCTCATCGACATCTTCGCGGACAACGCCGCGACACTCGCCGGAGCGGCAGCATGA
- the pdxA gene encoding 4-hydroxythreonine-4-phosphate dehydrogenase PdxA encodes MKPHLAITMGDPAGIGPEIIIKACLKLKDRLTKGDLRLLVIGSNPALAAARRMLSAEIAIPEVAEPDDWPNLACLQAGPEGEPIRPGELSADGGRFAYLAVETAVRLAQADRIQGIVTAPLNKEALNKAGYKFAGHTDMLASLTASKGSVMMLAHGNMRVSHVTTHVALRDVPDKLTPERLRYVIERTDEALRALKLGRRRIAVAALNPHAGEGGLFGREDDEVSAPTIAKAVADGFDVVGPVPGDTVFVKLRARQYDAVVAMYHDQGHIPVKLLGFNVNPLTGTWDALSGVNITLGLPIVRVSVDHGTAFDIAGKGIANELSLIEAIEYAEKLAAARGIAAASNAVDSAA; translated from the coding sequence ATGAAACCCCATCTCGCCATCACCATGGGCGATCCCGCCGGTATCGGTCCGGAGATCATCATCAAGGCCTGCCTTAAGCTGAAGGACCGGCTCACGAAGGGCGATCTGCGCCTGCTGGTGATCGGCAGCAACCCCGCCCTGGCGGCGGCACGCCGCATGCTCAGCGCCGAGATCGCTATTCCCGAGGTGGCCGAACCCGATGACTGGCCGAACCTCGCCTGTCTCCAGGCCGGGCCAGAGGGCGAGCCGATCAGGCCGGGCGAGCTCAGCGCCGATGGCGGCCGCTTCGCCTATCTCGCGGTCGAGACAGCGGTGCGTCTTGCTCAGGCCGACCGCATCCAGGGCATCGTCACCGCGCCGCTGAACAAGGAAGCGCTGAACAAGGCCGGCTACAAATTCGCTGGCCATACCGACATGCTGGCGAGCCTCACCGCCTCCAAGGGGTCGGTGATGATGCTCGCCCACGGCAATATGCGGGTCAGCCACGTCACCACCCATGTCGCTCTCAGGGACGTGCCGGACAAGCTGACGCCGGAGCGCCTGCGCTATGTGATCGAGCGCACGGACGAGGCGTTGCGGGCGCTCAAACTCGGCCGCCGGAGAATCGCCGTCGCCGCCCTCAATCCCCACGCCGGCGAAGGCGGCCTGTTCGGCAGGGAAGACGATGAGGTTTCGGCGCCGACCATCGCCAAGGCGGTGGCGGATGGGTTCGACGTGGTCGGCCCCGTGCCCGGCGACACCGTCTTCGTCAAGCTGCGGGCCAGGCAATACGACGCCGTGGTCGCGATGTACCACGACCAAGGGCATATCCCGGTCAAGCTGCTCGGCTTCAACGTCAATCCGCTGACCGGCACCTGGGATGCGCTATCCGGCGTCAACATCACCCTCGGCCTGCCGATCGTTCGCGTCTCGGTGGATCACGGCACGGCTTTCGACATCGCCGGCAAGGGCATCGCCAACGAACTCAGCCTGATCGAAGCCATCGAATACGCCGAGAAACTGGCCGCGGCGCGCGGCATCGCCGCGGCGTCGAACGCTGTCGACAGCGCGGCGTAA